AGTTGAACAAACTACCACTACGACTACTAAAAttgatgctgctgccgctactaCCAGTACTATTATTACTACTAACTACGgccactactactgctactacgacTGCTGATGCTACTGCTACTAGACTGCTCCGCCTCCTCATCTTATAACTACTAGTACTGCTACTACCAGTACTACTACTGGTGGTACCACTACTCCTACTTCTGCACCTCTTCCTCCGCTACTGCAACTGCTACTAcggctgctgatgctgctgctactactactactactactactactactactactactactactactactactactactactactactactaatacttcTAACGATAACACTATTATGTTACTGGCGATTCTTTCGATCGTCCCTTCACTTTCGCATACACGCGCGTGAGGCATATAACGCAATGCCCCACTGTAAACATTCGTTGGGGTCACGGTATTTCAGCGGTGCACAATTATATTTCGCTGCACGGGAAAGAAACTTATAGACAATAAATAAAGGACAGGAAGCTTAAAGCGCGAGCTATATGTTCAAGGATCTCAACTCTCTGCGCCAGCGCTGCACAGCTATGGTCACGTGCCACATAGGCGCGCGCGTACGTACAAAAATCTAATCGCGATGGATGGCCGAAAGGGGAATCGAATGAATAATTAGATATGGGCGTAAAATACCTTACAATTAGGCATCTTGCCAGATGCACCCAGAGCCCACTAACCGCAAGCGCAACATATCGTGTTCAGTGGCGAGCTAGTCCTAGTACCTGTTCTGCTTAACTGCCTTTTCAAGTAGTTTTAATTCGTTCTTCAGTTATGAGAGGATATGTTCGTAAACCAGCGACATGGGTATGAAATACATTTTGTTGGACTTAAAGCTTAAATTTATTCTAAAGCAGTAAATAGCATGAACGTTCGTGTGAATCGTTcattttccttatttatttatttatttatttatttatttatttatttttacatttgCCCTCCATCACTGTGCGTCCGCCGTGAccaggaatcgaacccacgaccgcGTTCTCAGCAGATGAACGGTATAGCCCTTGAGGAACCGAGGCAGGCCGTCTATAGATTGAGAACACTAATAAAGCTTATAGGATATGTCTGCACACAGGATTTATACCTGTGGTCTTACGCTTTTTGTCAGCTATTCTCTACAGACTGTGTTCAAAAAAGCAGTTAaaaagcctatatatatatatatatatatatatatatatatatatatacacctcaAATATCTTTTGTTGGTAGGAGATCTGTATTTGTCACACAGAAGGACCAATCTGAAGGGAGACACCCTAGCCAGCTTCCCAGGTCATTCGAATATGGACTGTGCAATAACTATCCCACAAATCCCGTTGCACTCAGCCGTTTCTTTATGACCAAAGACGCGACAGCACTCACTTGAGAAAGTCGTCGAGGTATTGTCTCGAGCAGGCGGACCAGCTGGTCCTTCCTGCGCCTACGCTGGGTGACATGATGAAGCGGCTCGGGTTACATTTGTTTCCGGTTCCGTCATGATCCATGCCCAGATTGTGTCCCATCTCGTGCGCCGCCTCCAGGGCCGCCTGGAAGTTCTCCGCCTGGATGATGCTGCAGCTGAAGCGGCACTGGCACATGCCTCCCACAAACGCCAGGCCTATCACGTTGTTGCTCTTGCCCTGCACGCACGCGTGCGATGCGCGGATAAGCTGCACGTCTGCAAAGAGGGCACTGggttcttgatttttttttattgcgatagcgccCTGCCGAATTGCCGCCGTCCGCGTttggcgtcggcgtcgccgtgaggttccacaAAAACCAAGTGCAATAAGACAGCAGCAGCGCGCCGTATGCTGGAGGTGTGATGGAAAACATACGAGGGTGAGCGGAGAAGGACAGTGGCTTAAAGCCCCTCAAAcctcgtaaagtagtgccactcttctcctccgccttcactcctcctcgtttctcctctctttcacgctcaatcctcgaccgtggcgccacctacattgctcgagcgtagcaacggccccaacatgcgctcctcaccactccgtagacgcttctcgagcaaaaatggcgctgaagcaaggcgcgtgggcccacgtgatgctattaggccaatagcgacgcggcggcggcctcggccagagcgcgcgaggaggaggcggcattcttcagagcgtggcactactttacgaagtttaaggggttttacagTGGCTGGGTGCGGCGGCATCTTATCGCGCaaacaagggaggaaagcggggagtgTGAGCGCCGACTTTTCGCGCGCGCAAGAGGGGCAAGCGGGGAGACATGCACGCGCTAGGAGGGATGTGGAAATTAATTGGGCAGGTTAGCATGCGTCTCCGCTTCTACTCCGGCCGCGACTGCGCACGCTGCGAGTGAGCGCGGCCGCGCGCGTCCTATCCTGCAAGTAATTTGtggtgggttcgaaggctaggcAACCTGAGATAGTAGATGGCTTTGCGTGCGCTGCGTTCTCGCTCGCCtagttcgcgttaaagcgagaTGCAGCAGGAAAGAAAATTCACtcgtcgctgctgccgctcttcatcatgccagcgctctgacagcgagtgtccgcggtcatcgagtgagatgtgttcgagTTTGCCaccgttctgacagcgagtgtccgtggtcatcgagtgagatgtgttcgagTTTGCCAGCGTTCTTACACcgagtgtccgcggtcaccgagtgagatgtgctctagtttgccagcgttctgacagcgagtgtccgcggtcatcgagtgagatgtgttcgagtttgccagcgttctgacagcaagtgtccgcggtcatcgagtgagatgtgttcgagtttgccagcgttctgacagcaagtgtccgcggtcatcgagtgagatgtgttcgagtttgccagcgttctgacagcaagTGTCCATGGCCATAGAGTGATATGCGTTCGAGTTTGCCTGTgtacgcgtgacaccatgcttgttaacttagtaagcgaatgtttacggtAGATTATACAGCTcataaaactactaaccttaccGCGTATTGCTGTCTAatattttgctatcgcaatcaatgcttcgcctttcgggcgaaactgcgactttcttcaGCCTATAGGTAGTTCAAAGAAAGTTCACAGACAGATAACGTGAGGCGTAGTCAATGACAACATCATTACGCGGTCATAGCCAGACTTGAGCACCGTCGCATAAGCCCCTGACTAATCGCTACCTGTATACACTGTTATGTCTGCTAATTCATTTTTCTGGAGTTGGCCAGAGAATTAAGTTTCACAGGTGAAGTGAAGTTTTAACATTTTTCACATTACATTATACAAAGTGGAAGCCAAGTCTGGAGAGTGCGCACACAATCAGCAATTCCAGGCCCGACAGCGTCATTGTGTTTTCATACATTCCCATTCCGGGGCTAGCTACCGGCTGTAAGATTACTTCGCTATAATAGACAATTTACTACATCGATGTTCCTTAAAGAACGCGATCCGACTTTTACGCTGTACGCTAGAGCAAATAGTGCCCACATTCAAGCAATACGCACACTGTGTAAGTCGAGTCCGGACATCAGTATCGCGTGGTCCCACTTTCCACGTCCTTGGCTGGCCGCTTCCTTGTTTCGTCTGCACTGCCACGTGCAGAAGTTGTCTAAGTAGTTGTCGATCTCACCGCCGGCCGTGCTGGGACCAGACTGCGATGACAGAGTACGCATTTGCATTAACTGCATAGCGCAATCTGGATGCTTGCTTTGACCACTGCGGGCACATGCAAGTGCATAGCGCCTGCATGGTTCGGTAATTTTCTGATACTTTTCGTACACGAAGTGGATTAAAGACAGTGATAACATCGTGACATCTATGACGTCACATGGATACACGAAATTATAAAAATTGTTGGAAGAAGCTTGACGTTTGTTACTAAGTTATTTCGTATCCGCACCGGAGAGCACTGTATAGAAAGATCCAGAAGCATGACCTGGAAGCCTAGACTTATGTAATGATTCCCGCAGTTTAGTGATAATTGTAGTCGAATTAATAACAATTAAATCACTCGTCGAATAACCAGCAGGCTGCACGGTATATTCAACTGAAGTTACCCTAAGGCCACGTATGAGTCTCTATAGCCCAGAAAGCAACGCAGTAGTTGATGCACTTCCTGAATCTTAATGTGCAGTTCCATAAGAACCACTCGCTAGCGTTTTCACTGTCCCTCTCCTTGCacgctttttttttagtttcatcGCTTTACCGATGTCCCTATATATAGGGTAGAAAACCATACTTGCGTCTGGTCGACGTCCCTGCCCTTTCTTCTCTCTCGCCGAAAGGTTACCTAGGTTACCTGCCACGACACAAATGCCATGCGGCTTCCGCATGACATTCATGTCGTGGCCAGTTGCCTTCGTTgaccttcacccaaaaagaccccatactcgtgacgcctgcggcagaaaggttgttccacatccgccgccaaggcttgtgagtggtggcgctggctaacactcccaaggtttgTTGTAGTAGTCAAACATAAATGCCCGAGAAgttggatggggaaacggcgccgcggtagctcaattggttagagcatcgcacacgtaatgcgaagacgtgggatcgttccccacctgcggcaagttgttcttacATCCACATTAattgtcattaatttatcatttctttaatttcagtcagtaagtacaagtaatttccgcgatgttgtccttggcgtctttgtttgttggcctctcataatatcgttaataaaaatcgggcccctcggttaatccctttcttctcgttcatgcaTTTCCGCGGTAATTCCCGCAGGACCTCACCTTCGAGTCGAGGACTTCAAGGTGGACGATATCCAGCCCGATCGGTATTCCCAGTGACCTGTACTCCAGAATAAGCTGGATCTGCAACGAAAAGGTAATGAGAAACGTTTTTCAGAGAGGTGTTTCGATATAGTTAAACTCCCAAATAGAAACGTAACGCTACTAAGGGCCTCATTTGGCCGGGTCGCTTGGTTGGTGAACGCCCACCTGTTCGAGCATGGCTATTAGCCGCTTGTGCAGCTCGTTCTCGTTGGGACTTCTGTTCCTGAGAGCGGCATCCACGAACACCGCCAGCTCGATGGCACGACGATTGGACGCAGTAGCTCTGCAGATGAAGTACcggtcaacatcatcatcatcatcaaacacaacaacaaccacaaccaAGTGTGCTTTAAACTTTGCTGCTCCTTACTCAATGTGCAGACGCTAACCTTCATTGTGCTGTAAAATCACGAAAAATTATCCgtgtttgagagagagaaagatacatGGGATGGGAAAGGTAGCGAGGTCAACCGGAAGAGATTCTGGCTTGCCACCCTGCACTGGAGGAAGCGTAAAGGGAAATCAAGCACGGAGTTTAAATCTGCTTGCTGCTTTGCCTTCCTTGTAAAGTCTTGTATCCACCACGTGTTTATGACAACTTTATCACAAATATGTATATTATTGTTACTGATTGAGTAAACAATCGCGGGTAATTATTATTCATCTCAGAAACACATATTTAAAATATAATTggatgcttaagaggaagctttagctcgggcccaactccgacgcggcctattcaaatacatgtaaaacgcaaaaacgtttttatgagataacccctgcaccgatattgatgaaatttgttgcatttgaaagagaaagttaaattctagtgactgttggaagcggaatttcgatttagggcttgaattttcctaaatcgattttcaaatatttgaccatttgaaaaaaatagaagcacaaagtttacaaattcatagctctgcatcaagaactgatatcgcggttctgtaaacggcatccattagatcattcaaagcggacaaattcaatatgtcatgttacatcttacgtgaatttgttacgttggttacaagggttttgcaaaagttgtatttccctatgattaaatttttttatattcatgtgtaacatatcaattttgtccactttagatgtattattagatgcaattcacagaattgtattatcatgtttagtcgttgagttacagagttgtaaacttgatagtttcgttttctgaaaattttcgatttttgccaatttttaataagaaattgacgacttaactcaaaaattcgaaaccaacagtcgctagattttaagtttgtcttttaaatgcaacaaacctcgtcaaatttggtgcagtggttgccgagaaaaacgaattctgcttttacatgtatttagataggagcactcgagctaaagcttcctcttaatgtcagcAGAAAAATCTGAACGAGCCTGAGTAGCTTCATCAAAATTCCTAAAGAAATGACGAATTATCCCCACCACACttaccccccccccgccctttaATTTGCCAGTATAAGCATTAGAGAACCTAAAGCAACACTTCTACGACGATCTCCAGAGGCAAGACCGCAACGAAATTCATCGATTGGGAGAGCGATCTTGGGGCTGGTAAGTACGACATCCAAATGACAAGATGCAATTTTATAGTTATAATACTACAAAAAACTTCGAAACGGTGGAAGCTCCTTGCATAGAAGTAGAGCAGTCACAAGGAGAGTTATACGAATGGGTGAAATGTACGAACGAGTGCAACGACAGCTCATGCAAGAACGTCAGTAAGTTTATATAATGGCAATCCGCTTGAAGCCCCGTGCTTAAGTCAGCAGGGCGGTAACTGCGGAGCGCTCTCTCTCGCAAAACACTCGCAAAATGAGCACCCAGTGCGACAATTGTTCTTAAGGTGAACAGCACATAAGAGCGATGGACATGAACGTATAGACACAAGACGTAACTAGGCTCAAACGAACCGGCAATGTGGTACGTCACGACGTGGATAGAACAGATCCAAGAGGGAAACCTCGTGATCAAATGGTGACTTACCTGCGTCTTCTGGTGGACAGCTTGCTCCAAGAGGTCAGCAACTTGGACGTTGAAGGTACGCGGCCCACTACGTGTCTTCCTTCGTCTTCGTTTCCGTCGGCAACACCACCCCTGTGGTTTCGGTTGGGCGCCACAGAAATCGCCTCGCCCTGAGCCGTGATAATCATGGCGTGCACTTCCTTGTCGCCGGGACACGCAATAACCACCGCCCTGCCCGTACCGCTGACACCCTGTTCGTAGACTGCGCCTTCGAAGGTGCAGTTGGCCGACGACACCGCAGGTCCGGCGAAGGACTCGATGGCAGCCCGCTTACGGCGAAGCGGCACGTACAACCTGCGCTCTCCGGTGCGCAGTGACAGAATTTCTGGCCTGATGGCCACTCGTGCGTGCTCGTCGGGGAGTTCTGGTTCctgagcgaaaaagaaagaaagttgagGCGAACGCTCTGTTTGTATATTAACAGGCATGTACAGGGAAAAGTTTGTCGGCGCGCTTGTTGCTTCAACGTAACTTAAAGTCGTGCGCTAAGTTACGAAAATACCTGGACGGGTGGGGTAAATCGCAGGCACGTGACACACAGGCCGTGTCATATGCGTCTGTGATACTCTCCACTAGCCTAGATCTCTGCGTAATTTCAGAGTGCAAAGCTACTTTATAAACAGAGTCCGATTCAGAAGCCATTATTCTATGAAACAAACACACCGACCTGCTACATCACCTACGCATCCAATAATCACAAGCAAATTGTAATATGGAATCAGACGGCACTAACATTGTGCTTAGAAAGCCAGACACACTAATTCtcagctgaaaaaagaaaactaccgaGTTCGATCATCACTTATTAAGCAAAATATATACGTTTCGACTCACCTGAGCAGCGGACACTCCATCCAAGAGAAGTACTTGCAGTGCCGCGCAGATGACCAGCAAACCTAACGTTACACTCGATGGCAAATGGCCGACGGGGCGTGCTGAGTGTACTTCACTAGttgccattttctttcttttcgagtaGTGCTCGCTTAAGCACTTTCTAGGTTTCAAGGATGGTACTCCGGACAAAACGAGAGCAGATGAATGTACGTTCACCAGCGGCAGAACTCGCGCGCCTGCAGCCTTGGCCCTGACTCATATCGATAGGTAGCTGCATACGCGCATGTTATATATCCGTGCGCGCTACTGACGCTGTCTCCCGGGCACACGGGCGTGGGTGGCATGCGGAGTGAACAAAGCGTGACTCCGCGGTGCCGTACACAGCAGGGCACGCCGCGCAGTCACCTGCTGTCGATAATGTCACCCACCGGAAGGTGTTGCCACACTCACGTGCATGCCAGTGACTCGGTGTCGAAACCCTGCTCGTTACACGCCTTGTGGTCCTGCGTTGACGAATGTGACCTTTTTTGATGTTTTCGCCCGAGTCTGTCTCCCTTTGTAGAGAATTGAGGACTTCTCGGTAGCCAACAACATTAGCATGCACCTCCTGGGCTGCAATGGGAGTCAGATACAGGCTTGCTTTTTCAGACCGCGTGAAATTTACGTTTGGCCACAACACTTCATCGAGACTGCTGCTGCCGAAGTATGAACTTTCAGCATGGTTGACGATATCCATTAGTAGGACATGTAAAATACTGCTTTCTCCAGCCTCTTCCAGACTTCTTGCCTCCGCTATCTGTCAATGGATTCGTACAGTGAAATACAGAAAACACAACACTCTGGCAATCATCAACTGTGGTCGCGCAAAGACTGTCGTTAGGCGTCTACGTTGTAAAGAGTATCCTTCTCTACACTGAGACCAAGGCAAGTTCGTGTGTCGCAACGCCGGATCCAGCGACATTCCTTCTACGACCACTCTTGACGAACTCAAACCTCCCGGTTCATAAACTTCTGTGTCGTAAGATTCCGGCAAATTATCTGTGAAGAATACTTCGTCTATGTTCCCTGGCCTCTATTGCAGGTATTATCATGTATGGCATCATCGCGTTGCCTTAGCAGGAGGCGTCGCCCCAAATTTACTTGTCCCCGTCAGCTTTTAATCTAAAGTACACGACGTGTGAGCGGTGATGATCGTCGGTGTCGTCATCGAGTCTTCATTTTCATCGTAGACGTCAGGCCATCTATCGCTTTTCTTGGATGGCACTTTAGACTTTCACGGCTCGAACTGACATCTACAATGCTTTCAGgttccaagtttttttttctttgtgcaagatCCCCCACGTAGCAGACCCAGTTCGAGGCACAAGTCCGAGGCTCACTGTTGGTGCCGAAGGCTTATTCTGTTGAAGACGGTTTGAACATTTTGTGAGACCATAAGCTTGCTCCCTCTGCGGTTCCTGTAGTTATGAGCATCGCTTTCATGGTTGTGGAGTTGAATGAATAGCTTTACTCTCCGTTCATTTGAGATACATTCATGACACTTGAGGGAGTAGGATAATGGCACAAAGACGAGGACATCGCCGTTTTTGTTTCTGTCGCTCGCTCGCGCGGTTATCCCGTCACGGCGAGTTACGACATACTCCAAACCAACGCTTTGcttgattacataacgagggaGCATGCTAGAAGCGAGAAGATGGATAAAATTAGGCCCTTCGCTAACCGTTGGTGTTACTATGGCTGTAACTTGAGATATTGGAGCGGGTAACATGACGCAGGTTTCGTTGTCCCGATGTccacaatgcgacgtgttttccGTCAGTGCAATCCGCTCGTGGTGGCTGAAAGATTCAGCGGACGTGCGATAGCGTTGTCTGAAAGTCGTGGCAATAAGCAAGAAAAAATTTACTTAAAAAGGGTTCTTAACAAATTACAGTTTACGTCACAGTCTAAATAGGTGCTGATAGGCGCCTGATAATTTTGTCTGCACAAAGCTACTGGCTCAAAGTATTAGCAGGAACTCAATGACTAGTTCTGTGGTAGCAAGGTTCGCAAAACTAACTCCAACCTAAATTTTCATAATTTTAACCTGTACGCATCCTTTTTAAGTTGAATATGAAGCGTTCTTCTAAATGTTCTTATTAGATTACCATAACGCCACGCTGAGTGCATCTTCACTCAGCCTGCTTGTGTTcgacgttttcttcttcttcttcttcttttttcctatGCACGCGCGCTGTGTAAAGGTGTGTTACTCTATCCAAACGTCGTGGTATACATGTGCTGTCGACTATTGTTTTAAATTTCGGTTGAAATACTCGCGTGTATGCAGAAATGCTGAAACCCTTCGCTTCACTTTATTAGAACTTAAACAGTGTGTTAGCTTTTGGAATGTATACTGGTTTTTCTATAATGTTTTTATTTTGCAAAAAGATGCAACGCCGAACAGGCATAGACTGATCGACTGCTTGCTTCCATACGTGGCGTGCTTACGCGCGCTTGCCATCATAAGCAGAGTGTTACATATTCAGCGCGAACGCTCTCCATGGACCGTGCTAAGCCAACGCGAGGAACGTGCGTTATTACCTACTTATGTATGCGCACGTTGCGTTATCTGCGCGTGCAATTTACGTCCGCTGGCAGTGTTGGCGCCTAACGGCAGTAGCGGGCCACGGAGGATTTCCTTTGCAGTAAGCCAGGCATGAGGGTGCAGGTGACACACAATGGTTCGTCATGCGACTGAAAAAACAAGCAAACGCACAAAGAACGCCCTGTTGACGAATCATCCGGCGAGAAGGCATGGCGCGCAGGGGGGCGCGTGGCAAAAATAAAAAGGTGTTGGAATGTGAGGCGGCTTCCACGTAGCGTTGCCTACGGGATAACACCTACAGTACCAGAGCGTGTGCCAAATGGTTAGGAACCAAGGTACAAGAGGCGGAGAACAAAGACTTTGTGACTCAACAATTTGTCAGCGGTTCAACCGCATACCATTACAGCGTGAGGCATAGGACTGCGGTACTGTGCGAGTGCTGGTATAAAGACGTGCGTAATGTATACCTAGACACCGCGGCACATGTAACGCCGTCATCTTTCGGGTGCATCCGGGTGAGGTTCTTGCTGACTGCGCGACCATGAAAGGTAAGGCAAACTTT
This genomic window from Dermacentor albipictus isolate Rhodes 1998 colony chromosome 9, USDA_Dalb.pri_finalv2, whole genome shotgun sequence contains:
- the LOC135901929 gene encoding A disintegrin and metalloproteinase with thrombospondin motifs 18-like isoform X2, which produces MATSEVHSARPVGHLPSSVTLGLLVICAALQVLLLDGVSAAQEPELPDEHARVAIRPEILSLRTGERRLYVPLRRKRAAIESFAGPAVSSANCTFEGAVYEQGVSGTGRAVVIACPGDKEVHAMIITAQGEAISVAPNRNHRGGVADGNEDEGRHVVGRVPSTSKLLTSWSKLSTRRRRATASNRRAIELAVFVDAALRNRSPNENELHKRLIAMLEQIQLILEYRSLGIPIGLDIVHLEVLDSKSGPSTAGGEIDNYLDNFCTWQCRRNKEAASQGRGKWDHAILMSGLDLHSGKSNNVIGLAFVGGMCQCRFSCSIIQAENFQAALEAAHEMGHNLGMDHDGTGNKCNPSRFIMSPSVGAGRTSWSACSRQYLDDFLKSRASSCLASKTSHPVEKLSEDPLPGQLFPADDQCQLALGAKYRAYTSSRSPFNDVCQELWCQEGPWASSAHPALDGTSCATGKYCREGSCVVAGQDGGSAATSKTATRTTTTTKTTPRPRRRNPGLFSDIANIWDRWFRRGISRSPSASGGVQDRAPCDTGRPLVVGIVVAMLSW
- the LOC135901929 gene encoding A disintegrin and metalloproteinase with thrombospondin motifs 18-like isoform X1, with product MATSEVHSARPVGHLPSSVTLGLLVICAALQVLLLDGVSAAQEPELPDEHARVAIRPEILSLRTGERRLYVPLRRKRAAIESFAGPAVSSANCTFEGAVYEQGVSGTGRAVVIACPGDKEVHAMIITAQGEAISVAPNRNHRGGVADGNEDEGRHVVGRVPSTSKLLTSWSKLSTRRRRATASNRRAIELAVFVDAALRNRSPNENELHKRLIAMLEQIQLILEYRSLGIPIGLDIVHLEVLDSKSGPSTAGGEIDNYLDNFCTWQCRRNKEAASQGRGKWDHAILMSGLDLHSGKSNNVIGLAFVGGMCQCRFSCSIIQAENFQAALEAAHEMGHNLGMDHDGTGNKCNPSRFIMSPSVGAGRTSWSACSRQYLDDFLKSRASSCLASKTSHPVEKLSEDPLPGQLFPADDQCQLALGAKYRAYTSSRSPFNDVCQELWCQEGPWASSAHPALDGTSCATGKYCREGSCVVAGQDGGSAATSKTATRTTTTTKTTPRPRRRNPGLFSDIANIWDRWFRRGISRTGCKWFPFDKATGQLRQRQLQRDPGQCAEAVLERRERTKRR